In one window of Cohaesibacter gelatinilyticus DNA:
- a CDS encoding TRAP transporter substrate-binding protein, which produces MTNRRDFLKKAGMVTAAAGASTLAAPAVHAAGKPIKWRLQTYAGAALAEHVIKPSIDAFNKAANGEMEIELYFADQLVPTGELFRAMQRGTIDAVQSDDDSIAAPVDVSVFGGYFPFASRYSLDVPALFNHWGLKEIWEEAYNEVEGVTWLSAGAWDPCHFATKDPINSLADLKGKRVFTFPTAGRFLSRFGVVPVTLPWEDIEVAMQTGELDGIAWSGITEDYTVGWADVTNYFLTNNISGAWAGSYFANSERWDELPEHLKTLFKLCMDSSHYYRQHWYWAGEAKLRTQGTKMKLTSIPDEEWATVEAEAHKFWDEIAAKSDRNARVVKILKDYNASMDKAGRPYRYS; this is translated from the coding sequence ATGACCAACAGACGTGATTTTCTGAAAAAAGCAGGCATGGTTACTGCCGCAGCCGGGGCTTCCACCCTTGCGGCGCCTGCAGTCCATGCAGCAGGCAAGCCAATCAAGTGGCGCTTGCAGACCTATGCCGGTGCAGCCCTTGCCGAGCATGTGATCAAGCCATCCATCGATGCCTTCAACAAGGCAGCCAATGGCGAGATGGAAATCGAGCTCTACTTTGCCGATCAGCTGGTTCCGACCGGCGAATTGTTCCGTGCCATGCAGCGCGGCACCATCGATGCGGTACAGTCCGATGACGATTCCATCGCTGCCCCGGTTGATGTATCCGTGTTCGGCGGTTACTTCCCCTTCGCTTCCCGTTACAGCCTCGACGTTCCAGCTCTCTTCAACCATTGGGGTCTGAAGGAAATCTGGGAAGAAGCCTATAATGAAGTGGAAGGCGTTACCTGGCTCTCTGCTGGCGCATGGGATCCATGCCACTTTGCCACCAAAGACCCGATCAACAGCCTGGCAGATCTCAAAGGCAAGCGGGTCTTTACCTTCCCAACCGCTGGTCGCTTCCTGTCCCGCTTTGGCGTTGTCCCTGTCACTCTGCCTTGGGAAGACATCGAAGTCGCCATGCAGACCGGGGAGCTGGACGGCATCGCATGGTCCGGTATCACCGAAGACTATACCGTTGGCTGGGCTGATGTGACCAACTACTTCCTGACCAACAACATTTCCGGTGCCTGGGCTGGTTCCTACTTCGCAAATTCCGAGCGTTGGGACGAGCTGCCTGAGCATCTGAAAACCCTGTTCAAGCTCTGCATGGACAGCTCTCACTATTATCGTCAGCACTGGTATTGGGCAGGTGAAGCCAAGCTGCGCACCCAAGGTACAAAGATGAAGCTGACTTCCATCCCTGATGAAGAATGGGCGACGGTTGAAGCCGAAGCACATAAATTCTGGGATGAAATTGCAGCCAAGTCCGACCGCAATGCTCGGGTTGTGAAAATCCTCAAGGATTATAACGCATCCATGGATAAAGCTGGTCGTCCTTATCGCTATAGCTGA
- a CDS encoding glutamine synthetase family protein, which yields MSGTLSFDQLKALTDSGEIDTVLACQVDMQGRLMGKRFHASYFCKSAYEETHSCNYLLATDMEMETVEGYKSTSWESGYGDYVMKPDLETIRLVPWLEKTAFIMCDVLDHNTHKPVPHSPRAVLQAQIKRLNDLGMTAFMATELEFFLFEQSFEEAHEGGYHGLKTWGKYNEDYHIFQTTKEESVMRAIRNGLHDAGIEVECSKGEASAGQEEINVKYADALTTGDNHAFVKNACKEIAWAQGRALTFLAKWSNEAAGSSSHVHQSLWSIDGKTPLFYDENRKYGMSELMEQYVAGLLHNASDITYFLAPYINSYKRFAEGTFAPTKAIWSKDNRTAGYRICGDGTKGVRVECRVGGSDLNPYLAMAALLAAGIDGIENKRELEPEFSGDAYAASDARSIPSTLREATSVLNDSAMLRAAMGDEVINHYVRCAGWEQEIFDKQVTDWEVARGFERA from the coding sequence ATGTCCGGTACCTTGTCTTTCGATCAACTCAAAGCCCTCACTGATAGCGGCGAGATTGATACCGTTCTGGCCTGCCAGGTCGACATGCAAGGTCGCCTGATGGGCAAGCGTTTTCACGCCTCCTATTTCTGCAAAAGCGCCTATGAGGAAACCCATAGCTGTAACTATCTGCTCGCCACCGACATGGAAATGGAAACCGTCGAGGGTTACAAATCAACGAGCTGGGAATCGGGCTATGGCGATTATGTGATGAAACCCGACCTTGAGACGATCCGTCTGGTTCCATGGCTGGAAAAAACCGCCTTCATCATGTGCGATGTGCTGGACCACAATACTCATAAGCCGGTTCCGCATTCCCCTCGCGCAGTCTTGCAAGCACAGATCAAACGCCTGAATGACCTTGGCATGACCGCTTTCATGGCTACCGAGCTGGAATTTTTCCTGTTCGAGCAAAGTTTTGAAGAAGCACACGAAGGTGGCTATCACGGCCTGAAAACCTGGGGCAAATATAATGAGGATTACCATATCTTCCAGACCACCAAGGAAGAGAGCGTCATGCGCGCCATCCGCAATGGTCTGCATGATGCTGGCATCGAGGTAGAATGCTCCAAAGGTGAAGCAAGCGCCGGTCAAGAAGAAATCAATGTCAAGTATGCCGATGCCCTGACCACTGGCGATAACCATGCCTTTGTCAAAAATGCCTGCAAGGAAATCGCCTGGGCGCAAGGCCGTGCCCTCACCTTCCTTGCCAAATGGAGCAATGAGGCTGCGGGCTCTTCGTCCCATGTGCATCAGTCTCTTTGGTCAATCGACGGCAAGACCCCGCTCTTCTATGACGAGAACCGCAAATATGGCATGTCCGAACTGATGGAACAGTATGTAGCCGGTCTGTTGCATAACGCCTCTGACATCACCTATTTCCTTGCGCCTTATATCAACTCCTACAAGCGTTTTGCGGAAGGCACCTTCGCGCCAACCAAAGCCATCTGGTCCAAGGACAACCGTACCGCTGGCTATCGCATCTGTGGCGATGGCACCAAAGGTGTGCGCGTCGAATGCCGAGTTGGTGGATCCGATCTCAATCCATATCTGGCCATGGCAGCCCTTCTGGCCGCTGGTATTGATGGGATTGAAAACAAACGCGAACTGGAACCTGAATTCTCTGGCGATGCTTATGCTGCCAGTGATGCCCGCTCCATTCCGTCCACCCTGCGTGAGGCAACCAGTGTGTTGAATGACTCAGCCATGCTGCGTGCTGCGATGGGCGATGAAGTCATCAACCATTATGTACGTTGTGCCGGCTGGGAACAGGAAATCTTTGACAAGCAGGTCACCGATTGGGAAGTCGCGCGCGGCTTCGAACGGGCCTGA
- a CDS encoding aldehyde dehydrogenase family protein: MSKTLQCISPIDGSVFAERQTLDGDAANAVVTKLTNAQKAWAARPLKERIDLVMAGVAKVGEMNDDIVPELARMMGRPVRYGGEFGGFNERASHMATIAEESLAPIVVEESDKFERRILKEPHGVVLVIAPWNYPFMTAINTVAPALIAGNTVMLKHSTQTILVGERMAKAFHAAGVPEEVFQNVFLDHDTTSSLIASKAFGFVNFTGSVGGGRAIETAAAGTFSGVGLELGGKDPGYVMDDADVDAAVDTLIDGAMFNSGQCCCGIERIYVHASKYDEFVEKAVKIVSGYKLGNPLDEATTMGPMAHKRFAEEVRSQTDEAIEAGAKALIDPSLFPEDNGGAYLMPQILVDVNHDMRVMHDESFGPVVGIMKVESDEEAIALMNDSEFGLTASLWTQDPERAANIGAQIETGTIFMNRADYLDPGLCWTGCKNTGRGGALSVIGYQNLTRPKSYHLKKA; encoded by the coding sequence ATGAGCAAGACTCTTCAATGTATCTCCCCCATTGACGGGAGCGTCTTTGCAGAACGGCAAACCCTTGATGGTGATGCCGCAAATGCCGTTGTCACCAAACTGACCAACGCCCAGAAAGCCTGGGCCGCCCGTCCCCTGAAGGAACGGATCGATCTGGTCATGGCCGGTGTCGCCAAAGTTGGCGAAATGAATGACGATATCGTTCCTGAGCTGGCCAGGATGATGGGCCGCCCGGTCCGCTATGGCGGCGAGTTTGGTGGTTTCAACGAACGCGCCTCGCACATGGCCACCATTGCCGAAGAATCGCTGGCTCCAATCGTGGTGGAAGAGAGCGACAAGTTCGAGCGCCGCATCCTAAAGGAACCCCATGGCGTGGTGCTGGTCATCGCCCCATGGAACTATCCTTTCATGACGGCCATCAACACCGTGGCTCCAGCACTGATTGCTGGCAACACCGTGATGCTGAAGCATTCCACCCAGACCATTCTGGTGGGTGAACGCATGGCAAAAGCCTTCCATGCAGCGGGCGTGCCAGAAGAGGTCTTCCAGAATGTCTTCCTGGATCATGACACCACCTCCAGTCTGATTGCCTCCAAAGCCTTCGGTTTTGTCAACTTCACCGGTTCCGTCGGTGGTGGCAGGGCGATTGAAACCGCAGCTGCTGGCACCTTCTCCGGTGTTGGGCTTGAGCTGGGCGGCAAAGATCCTGGCTATGTCATGGATGATGCCGATGTGGATGCAGCCGTTGATACCCTGATTGATGGTGCCATGTTCAATTCCGGTCAATGCTGTTGTGGCATAGAGCGTATCTATGTTCATGCTTCCAAATATGACGAATTTGTCGAAAAAGCCGTCAAGATCGTCTCCGGCTACAAGCTCGGCAACCCGCTGGATGAAGCCACCACCATGGGCCCGATGGCGCACAAACGCTTTGCTGAGGAAGTTCGCAGCCAAACTGATGAAGCAATCGAGGCTGGCGCCAAGGCTCTGATTGATCCATCCCTCTTCCCGGAAGATAATGGCGGCGCCTATCTGATGCCTCAGATCCTGGTGGACGTGAACCACGACATGCGGGTCATGCACGACGAGAGCTTTGGCCCTGTCGTTGGCATCATGAAAGTGGAAAGCGATGAAGAAGCCATTGCGCTGATGAATGACAGCGAGTTCGGCCTGACCGCATCCCTTTGGACGCAGGATCCGGAGCGTGCAGCCAATATTGGCGCTCAGATTGAGACCGGAACCATCTTCATGAACCGGGCTGATTATCTCGATCCGGGCCTGTGCTGGACCGGCTGCAAAAATACCGGACGCGGTGGCGCACTCTCCGTTATCGGTTATCAGAACCTGACCCGTCCAAAATCCTATCACCTGAAGAAGGCATAA
- a CDS encoding iron-containing alcohol dehydrogenase, producing the protein MTLSANWGYPTPIRFGAGRIKEIGEACEAAGMKKPLLVTDKGLANLPITLSTLDLMEEAGLGRGLFGDVDPNPTEKNLEAGVKVFRDGNHDGVIAFGGGSGLDLAKLIAFQADQTRPIWDFEDIGDWWTRADADAIYPNIAIPTTAGTGSEVGRAGVLTNSESHVKKIIFHPKMLPSVVICDPELTVGMPQMITVGTGMDAFIHSLEAYSSPHYHPMSQGIALEGMRLAWENLPKVAKDPNDIEARGHMMASAAMGATAFQKGLGAMHALSHPIGAVFNTHHGMTNAIVMPAVLNYNRPAIEERIEALARYLNIEGGFDGFFAALMKLSEELGVPKKLSELGVTADRIPDLAAMAIEDPSCGGNPLPVTLEVATKLLEESV; encoded by the coding sequence ATGACGCTTAGTGCAAACTGGGGCTACCCCACTCCTATCCGCTTCGGCGCTGGCCGCATCAAGGAAATCGGCGAGGCTTGTGAAGCCGCTGGCATGAAAAAGCCATTGCTCGTTACCGACAAGGGCCTTGCCAATCTGCCAATCACCTTGTCTACTCTCGATCTGATGGAAGAAGCTGGTCTTGGCCGTGGTCTCTTTGGAGATGTTGATCCAAACCCGACCGAGAAAAATCTCGAAGCTGGTGTAAAGGTCTTTCGCGATGGCAACCATGATGGTGTGATTGCCTTTGGCGGCGGTTCCGGTTTGGACCTTGCCAAGCTCATCGCTTTTCAGGCAGATCAAACCCGCCCAATCTGGGATTTCGAAGATATTGGTGACTGGTGGACCCGTGCGGATGCTGATGCCATCTATCCAAACATTGCCATTCCGACCACAGCTGGCACAGGTTCCGAAGTTGGCCGTGCAGGTGTGCTGACCAATTCCGAGAGCCACGTTAAAAAGATCATCTTCCATCCAAAGATGCTGCCAAGCGTCGTGATCTGTGATCCCGAACTGACCGTTGGCATGCCTCAGATGATCACTGTCGGCACCGGCATGGATGCTTTCATCCATTCGCTGGAGGCTTACAGCTCCCCGCATTATCATCCAATGAGCCAGGGCATTGCTCTGGAAGGCATGCGCCTTGCCTGGGAAAATCTGCCAAAGGTTGCCAAAGACCCAAACGACATCGAAGCACGTGGTCATATGATGGCCTCTGCTGCCATGGGTGCAACCGCTTTCCAGAAGGGTCTGGGTGCCATGCATGCCCTCTCCCATCCAATTGGCGCAGTCTTCAACACTCACCATGGCATGACCAATGCGATCGTGATGCCTGCAGTGCTGAACTATAACCGTCCAGCCATTGAAGAACGGATCGAAGCTCTGGCTCGCTATCTCAATATCGAAGGTGGCTTTGATGGTTTCTTTGCTGCTTTGATGAAGCTGAGCGAAGAGCTGGGGGTTCCAAAGAAATTGTCTGAGTTAGGCGTTACCGCAGATCGCATTCCAGATCTCGCAGCCATGGCGATCGAAGATCCAAGCTGCGGCGGCAACCCTCTTCCTGTGACACTGGAAGTCGCAACCAAGCTTTTGGAAGAAAGCGTCTAA
- a CDS encoding nucleotidyltransferase domain-containing protein — protein MAMSAEDVIHLYDELEGAGVPFWFDGGWGVDALLGSQSRKHKDLDIVIEQRHLAAALTYLGSQGFVDAPSEDRRDWNFVMAHEDGRVIDFHVIVFDEAGNGIYGPAENGDAYPASGFTDIGNITGRNVRCLSAAYQVLSHDSGYELAEKDLADVRALCAAFDLPLPPRFRT, from the coding sequence ATGGCAATGAGTGCTGAAGACGTGATACATCTATATGACGAATTGGAGGGGGCTGGTGTCCCCTTTTGGTTTGATGGAGGATGGGGTGTCGATGCCTTGCTCGGATCTCAGAGCCGCAAGCATAAGGATCTCGATATCGTCATCGAGCAACGACATCTGGCTGCAGCTCTCACCTATCTAGGCAGTCAGGGCTTTGTAGATGCACCAAGTGAGGATCGGCGTGACTGGAACTTCGTGATGGCTCATGAAGATGGCCGGGTCATCGATTTCCATGTGATCGTGTTCGATGAGGCTGGCAACGGAATTTATGGCCCGGCGGAAAATGGTGACGCCTATCCAGCATCCGGCTTTACCGATATTGGCAATATAACCGGCCGGAATGTTCGGTGCCTCAGTGCGGCCTATCAGGTTCTGTCCCACGATAGCGGCTATGAGTTGGCCGAGAAAGATTTGGCAGATGTGCGGGCATTGTGCGCCGCCTTTGATTTGCCTTTACCGCCCAGATTTAGGACGTAA
- a CDS encoding methyl-accepting chemotaxis protein, whose amino-acid sequence MLNFKRRQQREHAGPAQDHSEVGQNETMTTDMGQSVAAKTTQFDEGLFRNVVHDLNGLGQELADVAGEIEQLSSETNEVFHSFSQLKSSAGMVQESNDRIHAAASASFEVAEQTSVDMARSREMVETTNLKVAELMRAVSGISTQLQGLQEAFGSVRDVAGAIDAIARQTNLLALNATIEAARAGEAGKGFAVVASEVKQLAAQTSKATETIGDTLSDLDKEAELLIELSAEATGAMGDVETSSASVHEVLQGLDTAFQTIRQSSQEIESGVAENNQSLRSLVDEVNSVHGAFETNQEGLNSASDRMVSAARTSDKLVATSSLGGLETENTFYIQTIEELAHRVSETFEEELRSGRISEKDLFDQSYTPIEGTNPQQVVAPFTAMTDRVMPDIQEPIVAKHKEIAFVAAVDKNGYLPTHNKVFSKPQGKDEVWNAANCRNRRIFDDRVGLAAGRNTEKFLLQTYRRDMGGGNFVLMKDLSAPITVRGRHWGGLRMGYRTD is encoded by the coding sequence ATGCTAAACTTCAAGCGGCGCCAGCAGCGGGAACATGCTGGCCCGGCTCAGGATCACTCTGAGGTGGGACAAAATGAAACGATGACAACAGATATGGGACAATCTGTTGCTGCCAAGACAACACAATTTGATGAGGGCCTGTTTCGCAATGTGGTTCATGATCTGAATGGGTTGGGTCAGGAACTGGCTGACGTTGCAGGAGAGATTGAGCAGCTCAGCAGTGAGACCAATGAAGTTTTTCATTCCTTCTCACAATTGAAATCCTCTGCTGGCATGGTTCAGGAGTCCAATGATCGTATCCACGCTGCAGCGAGCGCTTCCTTTGAAGTAGCGGAGCAGACATCTGTCGATATGGCCCGAAGTCGTGAGATGGTTGAGACGACCAATCTCAAAGTTGCGGAATTGATGCGAGCAGTCAGTGGTATCAGCACGCAACTGCAAGGTTTGCAGGAAGCCTTTGGATCTGTACGTGATGTAGCTGGTGCCATTGATGCGATTGCTCGTCAGACCAATTTGTTGGCTTTGAATGCCACGATTGAGGCCGCCCGTGCTGGTGAAGCTGGCAAAGGTTTTGCGGTGGTGGCAAGTGAGGTGAAGCAACTCGCCGCCCAGACCAGTAAGGCAACCGAGACGATTGGAGACACGCTCTCCGATTTGGACAAGGAGGCTGAATTGCTGATTGAGTTGAGCGCTGAAGCAACGGGTGCAATGGGGGATGTGGAAACCAGTTCAGCCTCCGTGCATGAAGTCTTGCAAGGTTTGGACACTGCTTTCCAAACCATTCGTCAATCTTCGCAGGAGATTGAAAGTGGCGTTGCCGAGAACAACCAATCCTTGCGATCTTTGGTCGATGAGGTGAATTCAGTTCATGGTGCTTTCGAGACCAACCAGGAGGGCTTGAATTCAGCATCCGATCGTATGGTATCTGCTGCCAGAACGTCCGATAAGTTGGTAGCGACGTCCTCCTTGGGAGGATTGGAGACTGAGAATACCTTCTACATCCAGACTATTGAGGAGCTCGCACATCGAGTATCGGAGACGTTTGAAGAAGAATTGCGCTCTGGCCGCATTTCCGAGAAAGATCTGTTTGATCAGAGCTATACACCAATTGAGGGGACCAATCCGCAACAGGTTGTGGCTCCATTCACAGCCATGACCGATCGCGTGATGCCGGACATTCAGGAACCGATTGTTGCCAAACATAAGGAAATTGCCTTTGTGGCGGCGGTCGACAAGAATGGCTATCTGCCAACCCATAACAAAGTCTTTTCCAAGCCACAGGGTAAGGACGAAGTCTGGAATGCCGCCAATTGCCGCAATCGTCGTATCTTTGATGACCGGGTTGGTCTGGCTGCAGGTCGCAATACGGAGAAGTTCCTGCTGCAAACCTATCGTCGGGATATGGGCGGCGGCAATTTTGTGCTGATGAAAGATCTCTCAGCTCCGATCACCGTGCGAGGACGCCATTGGGGTGGTCTGCGGATGGGCTATCGGACTGATTGA
- a CDS encoding zinc ABC transporter substrate-binding protein, giving the protein MMTLKASSLGFTKLAGKIVLPALLLAGIASTSSATAAPKVVATIAPVHSITQAILGDVGKADMLVPQNASPHSTDFRPSQAKALQEADLVVWVGPDIETFLIDPLKTLAGKAHVLELMDAKDIIRLPLRSGGDWEKHNHDHDEHDDHDHDKDAKHDDHDDHKDHDHDKDAKHDDHDDHKDHDHDKEAKHDDHDDHKDHDHDKEAKHDDHDDHKDHDHDKEAKQDDHGHDEGGMDNHIWLDPQNGIAMANAIAAELVEIDPDNAKVYEQNKDAFVKKLNALIEEGKKELAPLSKRPFLVFHDAYQYLEARFDLSATGSIMLQPGVSPGAARVKEVRKKLTDLKAICLFTEPQFSDKIVPVLLENTPAKLGTLDPIGATEKAGSNLYINLIRNNIKALKDCLSTT; this is encoded by the coding sequence ATGATGACGCTTAAAGCCTCCTCCCTCGGCTTCACGAAATTGGCCGGCAAGATTGTCCTTCCCGCACTGTTGTTGGCAGGTATCGCGAGTACGAGCTCCGCGACCGCTGCTCCAAAAGTTGTTGCCACCATTGCCCCAGTTCATTCCATCACTCAAGCCATTCTTGGTGATGTGGGCAAAGCGGACATGCTGGTGCCTCAAAATGCATCCCCGCACAGTACAGATTTCCGCCCATCACAGGCAAAAGCCCTGCAGGAAGCGGATTTGGTCGTCTGGGTAGGTCCCGATATCGAGACATTTCTGATCGACCCTCTCAAAACACTCGCTGGCAAGGCCCATGTTTTGGAGTTGATGGATGCAAAAGACATCATACGTCTGCCATTGCGCTCTGGAGGCGATTGGGAAAAGCATAATCACGATCATGATGAACATGATGATCATGACCATGATAAAGATGCCAAGCACGATGATCATGACGACCATAAGGACCATGATCACGACAAAGATGCCAAGCACGATGATCATGACGACCATAAGGACCATGATCATGACAAAGAGGCCAAGCACGATGATCATGACGACCATAAGGACCATGATCACGACAAAGAGGCCAAGCACGATGATCATGACGACCACAAGGATCATGATCACGACAAAGAAGCCAAGCAGGATGATCACGGCCATGACGAAGGTGGCATGGACAACCATATCTGGCTGGACCCACAAAACGGTATCGCCATGGCCAATGCCATTGCTGCGGAACTAGTAGAAATTGATCCAGACAATGCCAAGGTCTATGAGCAAAACAAGGATGCATTTGTCAAAAAGCTGAATGCCTTGATCGAGGAAGGCAAGAAAGAGCTCGCACCATTGTCAAAACGCCCATTCCTTGTCTTCCATGACGCTTATCAATATCTGGAAGCGCGCTTTGATCTGAGTGCAACCGGCTCCATCATGCTGCAGCCAGGTGTTTCACCCGGTGCTGCCCGTGTGAAAGAAGTGCGCAAGAAACTCACTGATCTGAAAGCGATCTGCCTGTTCACCGAACCACAATTCTCGGACAAGATCGTCCCGGTTCTGCTGGAAAACACACCGGCCAAGCTCGGCACGCTGGATCCGATTGGTGCGACAGAAAAAGCGGGATCAAATCTCTACATCAACCTGATCCGCAACAATATCAAAGCTTTGAAAGATTGCCTTTCAACGACTTGA